The DNA region ACGAACACCGGAGCACTCGCGAGATACGCGTCCTCATTGAGGGCCCGCCGCAGTCCCGGGTGCGTCGCTGACCCCGCCGCGACGACGAGCGCCGGGGTCATGCGTATCCCCCGACCGTGACGATGCGGTCGCCGATCTCGATCGCGTCCCCCAGCCGCACGGGCACCCGCTGGCCCGCGGGGCACGCGATCCGCTGTCCTTCGCGGACGAGGGTCGTGCCGTTGGTCGAGTGCCGATCCAGCACCCAGCCGCCCGAGGATTCCGCCGCTGCCTCGAAATGCGTCTTGGAGAGCGAGAGGGTCTCATCGCGAACGGGTACGACCACGGCGCCGTCCTCCGGCGCCGGATTGCGGCCAAAGATCGTGCGCCGCGACACCGACACGCGCGTGCCGTCGTCCCAGGTGAACACGAGCCGGTGCCCGGGGATGCTGATCCTGGTGTCCTCGGGGGCGTGCACGGTGGTCTCACCGGCGTCGGCCTCGGAGGCGGTCGCGGACGCAACAGGCGGGGAGACCGGCGCGATGGGCGCAACAGCCGGGGGGACCGGCGCGATGGGCGCAACAGCCGGGGGGACCGGCGCGATGGGCGCAGTGGCACGGTAGCCCAGCACCGTCGCGTCCAGATCCGAGTCGGCTTCCGGCGCAACTGTCGGCGCCGGCGCCTCGCGATGCGCCGACGCCGGGGTGATGCCGGGCACGAACGCGATCAGCGGACCCTCGTCGGCGGGCGTGGTCTGGCCGGGACGCGACCGGGTCGGTGCCGTCAACGGCGCCGCGGGCTGGGCCGGCGCCGCCATGGCCGGCGTGCGCCCGGAGGGTGCGGGAGCCGGCACCGCGGGCTGCGGCGGACGAGGAGGGATGCCGGCGACAGCGGGGGCCGGCTGCGCGGGCTGGACCGGTCGTCCGGGTGCCGTGACTGCCGACGTCGCTGGGGCGGCATCAGAGGCGGACACCGCGGAGGCCGTCGCGCGCGCATCCAGCATCAGGGAACCGGCGACCTTGTCGTGCCAGCCCTGGAAACGACCGGAGCCGTCGAACAGCGGCGTGAAGTACCCCACCACGATCGAGCTGGTCAGGCCGAAGATGATGTTCCGCAGAAGCGTCCGCCCGAATCCCAGCGCCGCCTGATCACGTGCGGAGACCAGACGCAGGCCCTGGGCGCGCATCCCGATCGAGCCCGCACCCGCCTGCATCAGCGTGTACACGACGAACCATGCCAGCAGCAGAAGCACGAGGATCGGCCCGCCGATCAGCAGCGTCGTCAGCATCGCCTCGACGCCGCCGGCGAGCGTGGCAGCGACCACCAAGCCGCCGCCCAGGACGATCGCCAGACCGGCCGCGATGAACGCGTCGATGAGGAAGCCGATCGCGCGGCGGGAGATCGGCGCGATCTGTGCGGCCGCGGGCTGCGTCATGGGGTCTCGCTCTCGGGTGCGGCAGCTGTGCTCGTGCTGCTCTTGATCGTGCCGGATTCGCGCCGGACGCGCGCGGACGCCGCCTCTCGGAGCCCGCGCATTCGGGTCGAGATCGCCGTGCCCCCGAGCAGCGACCGTACGCTCAGACGCGCCTTGGTGCGCTTCCAGAATCCCGCATCCTCCCCCAGGCCCCCCACGATCGTGTCGATCTCGTTCCAGAACGACTCGACGTCTTCGGGGGTCGGGTCGGCCGGGCCGAAGACGTCGGCGTCGGCCCGATGGGCGAGGTCCGCGACGCGGGGAACGGCGAGCGTCGCCACGACGGCCGCGGCCTCCTCCGGTCGGGTGCCACCCGGGGTCAGCCGGGCGCCGTAGTCGACGGCGCGATCGGTGAGCTCGTCCCAGCCGCCGCTGATGCGGTCGGCGGTCCGCGCGGCCGTGCGCCGCGACCGACGTCTGGATGCCTTCCAGGCGCCGATCACGATGAACGGAGACATCAGCAGGGCGATGATCGCCAGCGCGATCCCCCCGATGAGCAGGATGGCGCCGAGGATGCCGGCGATGTTCAGGGTCTCGTCCTCGGACTCGCGATCGTCGGGCAGCGTCGGAGGAAGATCGACGGGCTCCTGCGGCGGGGGCGGCGGCTGCAGGACCTGCGGCTTCGGGTCGACCCGCGGCTTGGTGTTCTGGTCGTTGGGAACCTGGTCCTCGGGAGGCGTCGGGGTGAACGGGAGCCATCCGACCCCCTCGAAGTTGGCCTCGACCCAGGCGTGCACGTTGTCGCCGGTGGCGGTGAAGAGAGCCTCACCCTCCTGCTCCTCGTCGGGGTAGTAGCCCATGACCACGCGCACCGGTATGCCGACCTCCCCGGCCAGGAGCGCCATTGCCACCGCATACTGCTCGTCGTCGCCGATCATCTGGTCGCCGCCGATCAGCGTCGTGATCCGTTCGGCGGTGTGACCGGCGCGGGACAGCACCTCCCCCTCGAGCCCATGGCTGAAGAATCCGCCTTCGGAGAGGAAGCTCTCCAGCGCGCGCACCTGCTCGATGGGCGACTCCGCGTTGGCGACGGTCTCCGCCGCGAGAGAGGTCAGCTCCTCGGGCACGTTGCTCTGCTTGGGCGCCGCGACCTTTCCGAACTCCACCTCGGCGAGCTGGTCATCGTCGGGCATGGCCGGCATCACCGCGTCGACCGAGTACTCATCGCCCGCTCGGAGCCTCGGCGTGGCCACCGCCGTGCCGGTCGCGGTGTTCACGAAGGTGCCGCGGCGCAACTCCTCCGCACGATCGCCGTCGAACCGGATCTCGGACAACGCCCCGGCGGTCGGCATCCATACCCCGTCGTATTCGTCTACGGCGATCTTGAGGGTGACCGGCACCCCCTCGGCGTCGGGGGACATGTTGGAGCGCAACGGCGAGAACGCACTCGACGAGGTGGGTCCCCCGTCGGCGACGTTGTAGACCATGCCGTCGTACTCGTCCATGACCGCGGTGCGGATGCGTGCGCCCTTGGGCAGTCCCTGCACCGTGAACAGCGTCTCGTCGACGTCATCGCGCACGTTCTTGCGGAATGCCTGGAGCGGGCTGGGGTAGTCGCGGACGTTGAACGGGGGGATGATCACGTCGCGGAAGACGTGCCGAGGTTCGGCCGGTGCGGCGAGCGCGCCCGTGGCGACGCCCGCGCCGCCGGCGACGGCCACGACGGCGACGCCGGCGAGCAGCCGCCGCATGCGCATGTGCGACGCGCGCGACGGCTGCATCTCGCTGACCGACACCGCCGTGTTCTGCGGGGCCCAGATCTGCCGCAGCGCGAGCCACGCGATGCTGACGACGGCGAAGACCAGGCCCTGCCCGATCGGGAATGCCGGTTCCGGTGTGCCCAGCGCGATGACCAGCATCAGCAGCACGCCCGCAGGCAGCAGCGCCCAGGCGACCTGCGACATTCGCAGAGCCAGCGAGGCGGTGAGGGTGGTGACCACGAGCGCAAGGAGGAACGGCACGATCAGGTGCCCGTCGGCTGCCGCGAGGGGGGCGACCGTGGTGAGCATCTGCTTCCAGGCGGTGACCGTGCCCAGCGCGAGCTTGTGCAGCGTCTCGAGGGTGGGGACGACACCGAGAATGGTGGAGTGCGGGAGCGCGAGAGCCCCGCCGAAGACGAAGTACGCGGCGATGACCAGCCCGGTGGTGATCAGGATGCCCCAGCGTCGCCACAGGGCGACGCCCGCGATGCCGAGGCCGATCACGATGCCGCCGATGGCGGCGGGCAGGAACGACGGACCGGCGAAAGTGGGCCAGAAACCCACGAGCGCGACCGCGACCAGCACGGCGCTCGCGGTGAGGTCGAGGCACCAGCGGCGCGCGGTGATCGGCGCGGATGCGGGGCGGGGCGCGGTCACGCGAGGACCTTCTGCAGAGCGAGCGGGATCTGCTCGAGCGCACCGATCGTGATCACGTCGGCGTCGCCGATGCGACGCAGAGCCGGGGCCGGAGCCGTCGTGTCCGCGACGATGGCGAGCGCACGAGCGCCGAACGGAAGACGCGAGCAGGCCAGGCGAAGGGCCTCGGGGCGCACCTCGGATCCGCACACGAGCACCACAACGCTCGCCAGCGGCATCGTCGCCGACAC from Microbacterium sp. zg-B185 includes:
- a CDS encoding RDD family protein; translation: MTQPAAAQIAPISRRAIGFLIDAFIAAGLAIVLGGGLVVAATLAGGVEAMLTTLLIGGPILVLLLLAWFVVYTLMQAGAGSIGMRAQGLRLVSARDQAALGFGRTLLRNIIFGLTSSIVVGYFTPLFDGSGRFQGWHDKVAGSLMLDARATASAVSASDAAPATSAVTAPGRPVQPAQPAPAVAGIPPRPPQPAVPAPAPSGRTPAMAAPAQPAAPLTAPTRSRPGQTTPADEGPLIAFVPGITPASAHREAPAPTVAPEADSDLDATVLGYRATAPIAPVPPAVAPIAPVPPAVAPIAPVSPPVASATASEADAGETTVHAPEDTRISIPGHRLVFTWDDGTRVSVSRRTIFGRNPAPEDGAVVVPVRDETLSLSKTHFEAAAESSGGWVLDRHSTNGTTLVREGQRIACPAGQRVPVRLGDAIEIGDRIVTVGGYA
- a CDS encoding transglutaminase-like domain-containing protein, producing the protein MTAPRPASAPITARRWCLDLTASAVLVAVALVGFWPTFAGPSFLPAAIGGIVIGLGIAGVALWRRWGILITTGLVIAAYFVFGGALALPHSTILGVVPTLETLHKLALGTVTAWKQMLTTVAPLAAADGHLIVPFLLALVVTTLTASLALRMSQVAWALLPAGVLLMLVIALGTPEPAFPIGQGLVFAVVSIAWLALRQIWAPQNTAVSVSEMQPSRASHMRMRRLLAGVAVVAVAGGAGVATGALAAPAEPRHVFRDVIIPPFNVRDYPSPLQAFRKNVRDDVDETLFTVQGLPKGARIRTAVMDEYDGMVYNVADGGPTSSSAFSPLRSNMSPDAEGVPVTLKIAVDEYDGVWMPTAGALSEIRFDGDRAEELRRGTFVNTATGTAVATPRLRAGDEYSVDAVMPAMPDDDQLAEVEFGKVAAPKQSNVPEELTSLAAETVANAESPIEQVRALESFLSEGGFFSHGLEGEVLSRAGHTAERITTLIGGDQMIGDDEQYAVAMALLAGEVGIPVRVVMGYYPDEEQEGEALFTATGDNVHAWVEANFEGVGWLPFTPTPPEDQVPNDQNTKPRVDPKPQVLQPPPPPQEPVDLPPTLPDDRESEDETLNIAGILGAILLIGGIALAIIALLMSPFIVIGAWKASRRRSRRTAARTADRISGGWDELTDRAVDYGARLTPGGTRPEEAAAVVATLAVPRVADLAHRADADVFGPADPTPEDVESFWNEIDTIVGGLGEDAGFWKRTKARLSVRSLLGGTAISTRMRGLREAASARVRRESGTIKSSTSTAAAPESETP